In Xylanibacter ruminicola 23, a single genomic region encodes these proteins:
- a CDS encoding RagB/SusD family nutrient uptake outer membrane protein, translating into MKFLNKYIMIGAAALTLSLGMTSCTDYLDKAPESDISDTDAYKDFHNFQGFVEELYYCQPDPTNGYWTNSWNWGEDEIMNINVNYHMCYKVDQGDFWGWQSEFDGWQSGWMDRASNETTSANGPDRFKHSMWPLAWYGIRKANMGIENLDKITATKEEKDLIAGQLYFFRGWFHFMLMQYFGGLPYIDSVLPAGEKLTLPRLSYAECAEKAAADFRKAADLLPVDWDKTTVGRVTAGKNQLRVTKIAALGYLGKDLLWAASPLMNEESTGATTYNKDFAKRAAEAFGELLNIVDGGNTQFGLIPFDEYSENFVTMDGSGKMPGQNKDNTITEAIFRGPTYGSGWGCSAWGQVKCYGGMDINDSGVTFMPTANYVNYYGMANGLPLDDSDSQFDKTHPWKDRDPRFYHDIKYDGCQMIVKEDDGFKDWRYADMQTNGKYRDEYRGTRTGYFNYKFVSTKCNKVDDGYGWSPQIHMHIPWMRLSDVYLMYAEAAAEATGSATGSVGCKLTAVDAVNKVRERAGVAAVADKNTASLDNFMSEVRRERAVELSFEGHRFNDLRRWLLLDKYPYNIKTSQEFLRVGDMNVDDPTKNTVAEWSEKVILKRNFSKKHYWLPLKKSDTTLYPEFGQNPGW; encoded by the coding sequence ATGAAATTTCTAAATAAGTATATAATGATAGGTGCTGCTGCCCTGACCCTGAGTCTGGGTATGACTTCGTGCACCGACTATTTGGACAAAGCCCCAGAATCAGATATCTCTGATACTGACGCCTACAAGGATTTCCATAACTTCCAGGGCTTTGTAGAGGAATTATACTATTGTCAGCCTGATCCTACCAACGGTTACTGGACTAACTCTTGGAACTGGGGTGAGGATGAGATTATGAACATCAATGTGAACTATCACATGTGTTATAAGGTTGACCAGGGTGACTTCTGGGGATGGCAGAGTGAATTCGACGGATGGCAGTCTGGTTGGATGGATCGTGCTAGCAACGAGACAACCAGTGCTAATGGTCCCGACCGTTTCAAGCACTCTATGTGGCCTTTGGCATGGTATGGTATCCGCAAGGCTAACATGGGTATCGAGAATCTGGATAAGATCACCGCTACCAAGGAGGAGAAAGATCTGATTGCCGGTCAGCTTTACTTCTTCCGTGGTTGGTTCCACTTCATGTTGATGCAGTACTTTGGTGGTCTGCCTTATATCGATTCTGTTCTTCCCGCTGGTGAGAAGCTTACTTTGCCTCGTCTCTCTTATGCCGAGTGCGCTGAGAAGGCTGCTGCCGACTTCCGTAAGGCTGCCGACCTGCTGCCTGTTGACTGGGATAAGACTACTGTAGGACGTGTAACTGCAGGTAAGAACCAGTTGCGTGTAACTAAGATTGCTGCCCTCGGTTATCTGGGTAAGGATCTGTTGTGGGCTGCCAGTCCTTTGATGAACGAGGAGTCGACAGGTGCTACTACCTATAATAAGGACTTTGCTAAGCGTGCTGCTGAGGCATTTGGTGAACTGCTGAACATTGTTGATGGTGGTAACACACAGTTCGGTCTGATTCCATTCGACGAGTACTCTGAGAACTTCGTAACAATGGATGGTTCAGGTAAGATGCCTGGACAGAATAAGGATAATACCATCACCGAGGCTATCTTCCGTGGTCCTACCTATGGTTCTGGTTGGGGTTGCTCAGCCTGGGGACAGGTAAAGTGCTATGGTGGTATGGATATCAACGACAGTGGTGTAACCTTTATGCCAACTGCCAACTATGTAAACTACTATGGTATGGCTAACGGTCTGCCTTTGGATGATAGCGATTCTCAGTTTGATAAGACTCATCCTTGGAAGGACCGCGACCCACGTTTCTATCATGACATCAAGTATGATGGCTGTCAGATGATTGTAAAGGAAGACGACGGTTTCAAGGATTGGCGTTATGCTGACATGCAGACCAATGGTAAGTATCGTGATGAGTACCGTGGAACCCGTACAGGTTACTTTAACTATAAGTTCGTTTCTACCAAGTGTAACAAAGTGGACGATGGTTATGGATGGTCGCCACAGATTCACATGCATATCCCCTGGATGCGTTTGTCGGATGTTTACCTGATGTATGCTGAGGCTGCTGCCGAGGCTACTGGTAGTGCTACAGGTTCTGTAGGTTGCAAGCTGACTGCTGTTGACGCAGTAAACAAGGTGCGCGAGCGTGCTGGCGTAGCTGCTGTTGCCGATAAGAACACTGCTTCACTCGACAATTTCATGAGCGAGGTTCGTCGTGAGCGTGCTGTAGAGCTCTCGTTCGAGGGTCACCGTTTCAACGACTTGCGCCGTTGGCTCCTCCTGGATAAGTATCCTTATAACATCAAGACATCACAGGAATTCTTGCGTGTAGGCGATATGAATGTGGATGATCCTACAAAGAACACTGTTGCAGAATGGAGCGAGAAGGTGATTCTGAAGCGTAATTTCTCTAAGAAGCACTACTGGCTGCCACTTAAGAAATCGGATACAACACTTTATCCTGAGTTTGGTCAGAATCCAGGATGGTAA
- a CDS encoding SusC/RagA family TonB-linked outer membrane protein: MKHIIKNIALGAALLPVAAVAQTEKEYTDSVASQVNVAFRTVNEADLMGGVSTVNMIEQAKKDYTTYSLDGMDALVGGYNGQLWNQGEALVLVDGVPRDANNVLPTEIEQITFLKAASAVVLYGSRAAKGVILITTKHGRNDGLNVSVRGNASLYVPKSYPKYLGSAAYMELYNEALQNDGKAAVYSEDDIYHYASNENPYRYPNINFFDSQYIKKTYQRYDGTAEFSGGGRLAHFYANIGLSNVGSLMNFGEGKNNHTTRLNVRGNIDLRLNDWIDGYVNANATFYDARNDNSNFWSESATMRPTSQYPLVPFIPISYVEEADAVTLKTIQNSNYIIDGKYFLGGTQSQQTNPFAAMYAAGYNKYTSRQMQFDMGMNFDLNSLVKGLKLKTKFAVDYHTQYNTSINNEYAVYEAKWNNYSGQDLITSITKYGTDKRTGTQNLSNSHDKQFILMQAQLDYDRSFGDHNLNATLLAHGYQISEDGKYHRTSNANLGLQLAYNYAHTYYADLSMAAIHSAKLAEGHREAISPVVSLGWRLKNESFLRNVKAVDDLKLTASYGIINQDLDIEKYYMYDYVFTATGTWWGWNEVANSMQTSDSQQGSNYNLGFIKRKEFRAGLTGSLWEGALKFDANFFTTSTNGLLTTASTIYPSYFQTYWPVSTFLANTNYNNQRRTGVDLTLNVHQKFGEFDTNFGVSAMYYTSKNTKWDENVEYDWLKAEGQSIEAMRGYECLGFFKDADDVANSAKINNNTKPGDLKYKDQNGDGIIDSKDQVVIGKWTAPFQMGVHFTVKYKDFTLFAQGSGTFGGNGLKNGKDTWVYGDGKYSDVVLNRWTPETASTATYPRLTTESGDLNFVASDFWKYSTSAFRLNKVQLTYDLPQSIFAGDSFVKGVSVYVSGSNLLTIAKERKYMELNVGTAPQTRMYNLGVKVNL; encoded by the coding sequence ATGAAACATATAATTAAGAATATTGCACTTGGCGCCGCTCTGCTGCCTGTAGCAGCAGTGGCACAGACAGAGAAGGAATATACCGACTCTGTGGCAAGTCAGGTGAATGTGGCCTTCCGCACAGTCAACGAGGCTGATCTGATGGGAGGTGTTTCAACTGTCAATATGATAGAGCAGGCCAAGAAGGACTATACAACCTATAGTCTGGATGGTATGGATGCTTTGGTTGGCGGTTATAACGGACAGCTTTGGAATCAGGGTGAGGCCTTGGTGCTTGTTGATGGTGTGCCCCGTGATGCCAACAATGTACTGCCCACCGAGATTGAGCAGATTACCTTCCTGAAGGCCGCTTCGGCAGTAGTGCTCTATGGTAGCCGTGCTGCAAAAGGTGTGATTCTGATTACTACCAAGCATGGTCGTAACGACGGTCTGAATGTAAGTGTTCGTGGTAATGCTTCGCTCTATGTTCCAAAGAGCTATCCTAAGTATCTGGGATCGGCTGCTTATATGGAGCTTTATAACGAGGCTCTGCAGAACGATGGTAAGGCTGCCGTTTACTCTGAGGATGATATCTATCACTATGCCTCTAATGAGAATCCCTACCGTTATCCAAACATCAACTTCTTTGATAGCCAGTATATTAAAAAGACCTATCAGCGTTACGATGGTACAGCTGAGTTCTCAGGTGGTGGTCGTCTGGCTCACTTCTATGCCAATATCGGTTTGTCGAATGTTGGTAGCCTGATGAACTTCGGCGAGGGTAAGAACAATCATACCACTCGTTTGAATGTTCGTGGTAACATCGACCTGCGTCTGAATGACTGGATTGACGGTTATGTAAACGCCAATGCCACATTCTACGATGCCCGTAACGATAATAGTAACTTCTGGAGTGAGTCGGCTACTATGCGTCCTACCAGTCAGTATCCTTTGGTGCCATTCATCCCCATCTCGTATGTGGAGGAAGCTGATGCTGTAACGCTGAAGACCATTCAGAACTCTAACTATATCATCGATGGTAAGTACTTCCTTGGTGGTACTCAGTCGCAGCAGACTAACCCATTCGCAGCTATGTATGCAGCAGGTTACAACAAGTACACCTCTCGTCAGATGCAGTTTGATATGGGCATGAACTTCGACTTGAACAGTCTGGTAAAGGGCCTGAAGTTGAAGACCAAGTTCGCTGTTGACTACCACACACAGTATAACACCTCTATCAACAACGAGTATGCTGTTTACGAGGCTAAATGGAATAATTACTCTGGTCAGGATCTGATCACATCGATTACCAAGTATGGTACAGATAAGCGCACTGGTACTCAGAACCTCAGCAACAGTCATGACAAGCAGTTCATCCTGATGCAGGCTCAGCTCGACTACGACCGCTCGTTTGGTGACCACAACCTCAACGCTACATTGTTGGCTCACGGCTATCAGATTAGTGAGGATGGTAAGTATCACCGTACCAGCAATGCTAACCTTGGCTTGCAGTTGGCTTATAACTATGCTCATACTTATTATGCAGACCTCTCAATGGCTGCCATTCACTCAGCTAAACTGGCAGAGGGTCATCGTGAGGCCATCTCTCCAGTAGTATCACTGGGCTGGCGCTTGAAGAACGAGAGCTTCCTGCGTAATGTGAAGGCTGTAGATGATCTGAAGCTGACCGCTTCGTATGGTATCATCAATCAGGACCTTGATATCGAGAAGTACTATATGTACGACTACGTTTTCACTGCTACCGGTACATGGTGGGGATGGAACGAGGTTGCTAACTCTATGCAGACCAGCGATTCGCAGCAGGGTTCTAACTATAACCTCGGCTTCATTAAGCGTAAGGAGTTCCGTGCTGGTCTGACTGGTTCGTTGTGGGAAGGCGCATTGAAGTTCGATGCCAACTTCTTCACCACTTCAACAAACGGTCTGCTGACAACAGCTTCGACTATCTATCCAAGCTACTTCCAGACTTACTGGCCTGTATCTACTTTCCTGGCTAACACCAACTACAACAATCAGCGTCGTACTGGTGTTGACCTGACCTTGAACGTACATCAGAAGTTTGGTGAGTTTGATACTAACTTCGGTGTTTCGGCTATGTACTATACTTCGAAGAACACTAAGTGGGACGAGAACGTAGAGTACGACTGGTTGAAGGCTGAGGGACAGAGCATCGAGGCTATGCGTGGTTACGAGTGCCTTGGCTTCTTCAAGGATGCCGACGATGTAGCTAACTCTGCAAAGATTAATAACAACACCAAGCCTGGCGACCTGAAGTATAAGGACCAGAATGGTGATGGTATCATCGACTCTAAGGACCAGGTGGTAATCGGTAAGTGGACTGCTCCATTCCAGATGGGTGTACACTTCACTGTAAAGTATAAGGACTTTACCCTCTTTGCTCAGGGTTCTGGCACCTTTGGTGGCAATGGCCTGAAGAATGGCAAGGATACGTGGGTATATGGCGACGGCAAATACTCGGATGTAGTGCTGAACCGTTGGACTCCAGAGACAGCCTCTACGGCTACTTATCCTCGTCTGACCACAGAGAGTGGCGACCTGAACTTCGTCGCTTCTGATTTCTGGAAGTACTCTACTTCTGCATTCCGTCTGAACAAGGTTCAGCTCACTTATGATCTGCCTCAGTCAATCTTCGCTGGCGATTCATTCGTGAAGGGTGTTTCTGTATATGTAAGTGGCAGCAATCTGCTGACTATTGCCAAAGAGCGCAAGTATATGGAACTGAACGTAGGTACTGCTCCTCAG